From the genome of Nicotiana tabacum cultivar K326 chromosome 2, ASM71507v2, whole genome shotgun sequence:
TTGAAGATCACAAGTTCTCCTTCAAGAATACATTAAATAAcgataacaaaaataaaacaaaataaaaaatagaccAATTAAATGTGATAAAgaaaaatcttaatttaggaaaaTGACCTAAATTAAAGGGGAAAATTTTAGTGTGTATAATCGGAATTTAGTGAATAtgaaaaatgctaattttaatTATGAAATACAACCGGAAGTTATTTTAGTTAATATGAGCAATGCTGCCTTCTCTGTTTACATATACCTCACATTCTGTGTGCCCCCCCCGCGCGCCCTTGGTGCTGGAGCTTATAAAATGGTTGTTCTGAAAAGCTGTCAGCCATAATCGGGCAGGAAAGGATAATTATTTTAATCTCAATGGTTATtttacataaattatttttaccAGCGTAATTGCATGGACATGGGCATATCAATCGTAAAGCCCAAAATATAATTGCTGTGATTTTTACTTTGGGCCAGAACATGATGTTATAATAACCAGGAAAAATGTGTAgaataaaataaaggaaaggggcaTTCCGAGAATTGAACTCGGGACCTCTCGCACCCTAAGCGAGAATCATACCACTAGACCAAATGCCCTGTTTGCTTACCCTGCTCTTTATTTACTATAATTTGTATGAACTTGAGAGATATTTCAGAACTTTAGTTACCATCTTGCTGTTGTAATTGCTTATTTTGCATGACTTTTTTCACTACTACATTTCTTTTTCTTACTGTTGCGATTATTCTtgaccagtgttttaaaaggtgtGAGCGTAAGGCGAGATattttatgtgaaatatatatatatatatatatatatatatatatatatatgtgtgtgtgtgtgtgtgtgtttcatccccacaaaaaactagtcaaaacaatctattatatgcTACTTACAAAtacaagtaacttgagtcgaaaaaaataaagttttctacatggagTAACAAAAATGATGAATAACATGCAATtgaactgtcacgacccattttccgAACAAGCCGTGACCGGCACccgatcactaaacatgaccgagcgaaccatctgcgcttatcaaatctattatactTCAAACCTTATATGCAACTACGCAATACttaaccaaatacttttaattaatttaaatatctaaaataaaccaactcgaaaactttattcgtagtaaccactgaaatactgctaagttattatcaaaatcaactcaatcttaacccaacgactgtgtctatgaagcctctactgataaactgacgcactgctcaagACATAAGATTGCCTGGCTAGTTCtccaagtaaacaaagaaataagtAAACTAAGATGACTTcaaggaatactccacgaacaaaagcggagctcaccaatagcactggaagagaGGAAAGTCCTAACCCGTAGCCTACTCGCCTGCAAAatcggttcctacgttgtaccacagaccaacgtaggttcccaaaagagaacgtcagtaccatccattgaactcagtgagtctcaacgacATGGGATgaaactttaataaaatatacattacgagcaaagattctaaatgcatgtaaaacataaagcttataagaacaattctaaaataattgcataatagcagtttatgaatattctaaaagaaattcttttctttttctttcttataataaaaattacttcaCGTTATACttcgggagttccaactatcctgatttatttttgtcttagtcaccgtgtgatcggcacgggttcgatcccaacctgatcgaataggcccaatccacgaggtgccactcgctttATGGTTCTCAACGTTCATGTATCATACCTTCgcatggctaagtaaattctcagcaacgagaccctcgacttgtgtgctccctactttggcataagtagtttcaggaagtcaacgccttggtcaggaccccggcttggacgatgaccccttctaagaatagaggatactcccaaaaatcttttctttctaaaacttcttcttgtgacttttcaagtctaaatccttTCTCGAACATCCTATAAATACTCATACTGTtatccttaaatgtaaagcatggcataagaatgaaataaacattcacaagtatttctaaagattcttgcttcttcgtaaattttcaacatgaaaatggcatataagaataacacaaaaatctgaaaatttatgcacatatatcataataaatcattTAAACTTAtgctagaacaattctaagttaataggtaCTACTCGCGCCAATTAAGTACatataaactcttttaagcaattcatcaaacaccttgtatgcgtgctttgtgagttaaaccactttagtaaacgGTTATATCAACTCATCTCAAAACTCCTTGAGCTAGTACGTAGGCCCCAGTCCAATTTATACCCGTCAAATAATTaattctacaacaaccagtgcattttaattaattttaaagtttcacacTTAAACATGGAACTTACTGTTGAtacagaggaagaagagaattaactattcaattcttacctattACTACTGTAGAATAATTGACAACATAAAATTTTATATACGTGAGTTCAAGAATAAGTGAGTTATAAAGAACCCTAGAATTTCCGTGGGTGAGCAATTTCTCGTGCCTCCGTTTCTTCTAAGGCTTTATGCCTTTTGTCTGTATGAGAAACAGAATGCTTTCTGTTTCTTTTAAGGCATTAAGCCTTCCCCCCCTTCTAATACCCACTTTACGGGGTTTAGTCACGTGACTCCCTTTTTGTTTTAttgctttctctttctcttttttttttttttgtgtgtgttttaaCTTAACTAGTATTTATTTATACCCattgttaaaaattaataatattaaaattattaatattcccctaattgtatatctaattatttataaatagaaaaataactCAAAAGTCAATCGTAAGAGTTTAAATCcgtaatagaagtataatttaagattaaaagaaaaaaaaattctatatTTCGTGTGTGTGGAAACTTTTATAGACttgaggagtgttacaatcttCCCTCCTTAAAAACATTTGCCCTCGAATGTTGCTAGCACTACTCACTTGAATTTCTTAAGTTTTCTTAGCACTACTCACTTTCCCAAGGGACTCAAAATTTTGGCTCActtcctaaatttttcaaaaagttcGGCATAGTCTCCCCTAtaaattggactatccaaaaaaCTATCTCTATCACCAATACCACAACTACACCAACAATAACTAAATATACCATAACATGTCATTCATAGGCACCATACACAACTCATAGACTAATTACTCACACTCCGACAAGGGGGTACCACAATAATCAACCAAAATCTAAAGCACAACACTTCAGCAAAAATTAAATAACTTTAATGCATTAAATGTACTCTAGCATGGTACTAAattatttaataactaaatatACTCTGACAGAAACTAAATTACTTCAATAACTAAGTATAATCTAACAAGGACAAAAACGCATGTTAATTTATATTTAATGAATGAGATATAAATGCCAAGCCAAACCTAGGTACACATACCTTGttcctcaaataaataaggatacttcttccTCATATCTTTCTCGACCTCCCACGTAGCCTCTTTTAaatcatgattactccacaaaacttttaccgatgctatatcttttgttctcaactttcttacttgcctatcgagaatttctataggtacctcttcataagtcaagccttctttaatttctatggtatcggcaggtattatatgcgactcatcatgaatgtactttctaagcatagacacatgaaagacaggaTCAACAGAGGATAACTCAATGGGCAACGCTAGTTCATAAGCCACTTTCCCCTTCTTTTCTATAATCTCATAAGGTCTGATAAATCTAGGACTAAGTTTCCCTTTATTACCAAACATCATAACTCCTTTCAattggtgaaactttcaaaatcaccttgtcaccaaccatgaactctaaGTCACGATGCCTCTTGTAAAAATAAgacttttgatgactctgagccGCTTTCAGTCTTTCTCTAATTAGCTGGACTTTCTCTAAGGCCTCACAAACAAACTCTGGACCAATCAATGGCACCTCTgttggttcaaaccaacccactggagacctacatctTCGCCCATACAACacttcataaggagccataccaaTGTTGGTccgatagctgttattgtaagcaaattttATAAGTGGCAAGTGATTATCCCAataacctccaaaatctataacacacgctcgcaacatatcttcgagtgtctgaatggtcctttctgcctgaccatcagtctgtggatggaaagcggtGCTCAAATTGACCTTGGTACCTAATCTTTTCTGAAATGCCTGCCAAAAATGCACCGTGAACTAAGGGGCTCTGTTagatatgattgaaactggagtaccatgcaatcagactatttctttgatgtacaaTTGCGCATACTGCTCTGCGAAATCTGTCGTCTTTACTGGTAGGAAATGCGCGGACTTTGTCAATCGGTCTACAATAACCAAATTAAATCATGCTTACGATATGTGCGAGGTAGacctactacgaaatccatattaatcatctcccatttctattgtggtatctctatatcttgatctaggccaccaggcctctgatgctcggctTTGACTTACTGGCAATTCAAACATTTGGCCACATGATCTGCTACTTGCTTCTTCATGCCTTTCCACCAATACAACTCTTTCAAGTCCAGATACATTTTGGTAGAACCTGGGTGGGTAGAGTACTTCGAGCTGTGAGCTTATTCCATTATGGCCTTCCTAAGACCATTTACATCAGGCACACATAACCGATCATTCAACTTCAACACTCCATCACTTCCTAGAGTGAAAacaatgttttctttatttctaactccttcttttaacttcactaagtaCAGATCTTCGTCTTGCTTAGCTTTAACATGCGCAACAAGAGAGGATTGCGCTAAGGCATAAGCAGTTATACCTCCTTCTTCAGTCTCATCCAATCTAATTCCATGATTTGCCagtttttgaatttctcgacCCCAAGTTTGCCTTTGTACTGCAAGATGGCTAGGACACCCGttgacttcctactaagtgcatCTACTACCACATTAGATTTGCCCgggtgataaaggatattgatgtAATAATCCTTCAATAGATCGAGCcaccttctctgtctcaaatttaactctttctgcttgaaaatgtacTGGAGGCTTTTGTGATATGTAAATACTTCACAATGCTCGCCATATaggtagtgtcgccatatctttaatgcaaacaccactgctgcaagctccaagtcgtgtgtgggggtagttcttctcatgattctttaactgcctggaagcataagcaataacttttccatATTGCATAAGAACACACCCCAGGCCAACTCtggacgcatcacaatacactgtgaacCCACCCGAACATGTCGGCAAGGTTAACACAGGTACAatggtcaacctcttctttaactcttgaaaactctgctcacaagcgtctgaccactggaacttaactgctcttagttaatggagctgcaagtgagaaaaatccctctacaaaccttctatagtagccaactaatcccaagaaactcctgattttGGTTGGCATTGTCGGccttggccagttcttgactgcttctgtcttctgagggtctacttttatgccttcactagataccacgtggcctaagaatgctattgactgcaaccagaactcacattttaaaaacttggcataaagctcattctccttcaaggtctgCAAGGCTATTCTAAGGTGTTCTGCATGCTCATCCTTGCTCTTAGAGTATATCAAAATATCGTCTATAGACACGATAATAAAGGTATCAAGGAATGTCTTGAAATCTCTGTTCACGAGGTCCATGAATGCAGCtagagcatttgtcaacccgaaggacattactagaaattcatagTCCCCGTAGCGAGTTCTAAAGGTTGTTTTAGATATATCCTCTTCTCTGATTCTGAACTGATGGTTCCCCGACcttaaatctatctttgaaaagtactttgcaccctagagttgatcaaataaatcatcaattcttggcagtgggcacttgttcttaatggtaactttattcaactgccgatagtcgacACAAATTTTgagagacccatctttcttcttgacaaacaggaCTGTGGCACCCCACGGTGaaacactcggcctgatgaaGCCCTTCACAAGAAGGTCTTTCAACTGTTCTCTCAACTCATTAATTTTTGCTAGAGCCATCCTATAAGGaggtatagatatgggctgagtgcatGATATGAGATCAATGCATAAGTCTATGATTCTTTTGGGAGGAAGTCCGGGAAGGTCATATGGGAAAACTTCTGGAAATTCTCTAACAACTGGCGCATACTGAAGAGCTGGTTGTTCTGATTCTGGATTAATGATGTGAGCCAAATAGGCGAGACACCCCTTACCGATCATTCGttgtgccttaaggtaagaaataaacttacctacaagcgatgctgaactacccttccaccctaagacttcttcatttggaaattggaacctgaCTATCTTGGCACGATAATCTAACATGGCATAGCAaaaagataaccaatccatacccatgatcacatcgaaatccaccatttctaactctatgaTATCGGCCTCAGTGCTGCGACCTTGGACTGAAACTATACAACCTCTATAGACTCTTGTGACTTTCACTGActcgccaactggagtagatactagAAATGGCTCACTAAGCTGTTCTGGTTCTAGCCCgaggttaattgcaaagtatggagtcacaTATGAAAACGTTGAACCTCGATCAATTATGGCATAAGCATTATGTCAGCAGACTAGaagtatacctgtaataacttctgCAGATACCTATGCACTCTGACGATCAAGTGTATCCAACAAACGGGGTTGTCCCCCTTCCTGAGTAACTCGATCTGCACCTCTGCCTACTCCATTCCTGACCTGATTATGAGAACCACGAGCCTGAGGTGGTGCAGCTGTAGTAGCTGAGGAACTAGAAGGACAAATTGACCCCCCACTGAAATTATGTCGCAACTTTGGGCTGTTTGCATTTATATGACCATTATCTCCGCAATGATAGCAATCATGAAACCCGAGCTTGCATTGACCTGAATGTTGCCGCTTACATGCTCCACAAAGACCTTATTGTTGTGAATGTTGTTCATCATGACTCTGGctatgtgaggatgatgtcctaaaaTTCTAATTCTGGCGAGACTGGTTTCCATAACTCTGAGTACGTCTGAAGGAAGACCCACCACATGATTGATGACTAGACTGAGCTGGTGCTAATGAATCCTTATTGGAGGAACCCTTCCACCTCCGATGGATGTACCATTAAACTCGCCCGTTGCCCGGGCTTTCTTGTTatgctttttttcttctctcctttgttGTCTGTCTTTTTCTAAGTGCTTGGCGAATCCCACAACAGAGGAGAAAGTTGTCATTCCTACCGCTGCAACTGATGTCGTATCCTTAATGTGATAAGACAAACTGCCAACAAACCTGTAGATCTTTGCCTTTTCTGTCTTAACCATGTGAGGAGCATGCTTAGCCAAACTTATAAATTCTATGTAGTACCCCTGCACACTTTAATTCCCTTGCTTGAGCTGCTCAAACTCAGTAGCCTTAGCTTCCCTATCCTCTTCTAGTATAAAATTAGCCATGaaggcctcttcaaattcttcccaagtaggcggaccatcatcttcatctctttccttctcccacatctcaaaccaagcgccATCCACATCTCTAAGCTGGTAGGCAGCCAGCTCCACAGCTTCATCATCAAATGCCTTCATCGCTCGGAGGgctttcttgacaccctccagccataacattggatcttcatcaactatagtaCCACGAAATAATGGAGGACTCAGCTTTaaaaattcattcactcttgaGAACTCAGAATTGTTCtgtctatttgattgaggtgAAATCTCATCTCTTCTCTCGTTTTAGTTGgccatgaaggctttaaacatcttTATAGCACTGTTGACAACATTAAACATCTGACCCACCACTGGAGATATAGCTGTCTGAGTCGAAACCGCTGTTGGGGGTGGCACTGGATCCTGAGGTACTTGCTCATCATGATCCACCCCTTCTTCATGTTCAACCCGAGGTATCTGAACCCCCTTTGTGGATATACCCTTCCTTTTCTGAGTTGAAGCCTTCTTAGTTCTACCTTGAGCCACAATAGTAGCAATAGTTTCTTGAGTAACATCCTGAGTGTCGGTGTCAGAGTTGCGAGTACGAGCCATTTCTGCGAGTTTTGGAGAAATGAATATATTAGATAATTTCTTAGAGGTaggctctactgcacgatctaaagtatgaaaaaaaTGAGACTTTTCCTAAATTCTTGTAGCCTCTTGTTTATAAGTATGGTGCGCttcacacccataaacaagactctactaacacgCTTCATAGACCATTAGGATTCTATAAACCTGGGACTCTGGTACTATCTGTAACAACCCGCGCTAGTAATATTGTCCGCTCTGGGCCTAGAccctcacgggtttaaaacgcgtcactagggtctaaggcttgttaacttatatacccaacatccctcttgtgttttgccgaAGTGGGACTTTATCTAAAATATGGGGTGTTACATACACCCCCTCTTATGGACTCAGCGTCCTCGCTGAGGTTTGCTCCACCACATGAGATTCGCCTAAACTTAGCACTGAGGTTTGCCCCGTCTAACCGAAATTTGCCTAAACTCAGTTGAACTCTAACCCACCATCGGCAAGGCTGACACaagagtggctctgataccaagtttgtcacgatccattttctgaacaagccgtgaccggcacccgatcactaaacatgaccgacCGAACCATCTacgcttatcaaatctattataacttcaaactttatatgcaaccAGGTAATACttaaccaaatacttttaattaatttaaatatctaaaatagccaactccaaaactttattcgtagtaaccACTGAAATACTACTAAGTTACTATAAAAAACATATGAATCTTAACCCAACAACTGTGTCTATGAATCCTCTACTGATAAATTGACGCACTACTCAAGACATGAGATTGCCTGGCTAGTTCTCCAAGTAAAGAAAGAAATAACTAAACTAAGATGACtctaaggaatactccacgaaTAAAAGCGGAGCTtaccaatagcactggaagagagggaagtcctaacccgtactgctcgcctgcaaaatcgGCTCCTATGTTGTACCACataccaacgtaggttcccaaaagagaacgtcagtaccatcaaTTGTACTaagtgagtctcaacaacaggtgacgaaactttaataaaatatatattacgaTCAAAGATTCTAAATGCACGTAAAatataaagcttataagaataattttaaaataattgcataatagaagtttatgaatattctaaaataaactcttttcttttttctttcttataagaAAAATTACTTCACGTTATACttcgggagttccaactatcctgacttatttCTGTCTTAGTAAAAGTGTGATCGACACGGGTTCGATCGCAACCtaatcgaataggcccaatccaggaggtgccactcgcttcatggttctcagcgttcatgtatcataccttaacatggctaagtaaattctcatCAACGAGACCCTTGGCTCGTGTGCTCcttactttggcacaagtagtttgaggaagtcaacgccttggtcaggaccctcggcctggacgatgaccccttctcagaatagaggatactcccaaaaatcttttctttctaaaacttcttcttgtgacttttcaagtctaaatccttTATGAAACATCCTATACATACTCATACTGTtatccttaaatgtaaagcatggcataagaatgaaataaacattcaaaagtatttctaaagattcttgcttcttcataaattttcaacatgaaaatggcatataagaataacacaaaaatctgaaaatttatgcacatatatcataataaatcattTAAACTTAtgctagaacaattctaagttaataggtaCTCACTCGCGCCAATTAAGTACatataaactcttttaagcaattcatcaaacatcttgtatgcgtgcttttgtgagttaaaccactttagtaaagagTTATAttaactcacctcaaaactccttGAGCCAGTACGTAGGCCCCAATCCAATTTATACCCGTCAAACAattgattctacaacaaccaatgcattttaattaattttaaagtttcacacctaaacatgaaatttactGTTGATACAGAGgaagaagggaattaactattcaattcttacctattACCACCGTAGGATAATTGACAACATGAAATTTTATATATTTGCGTTCAAGAATAAGTGAGTTATAAAGAACCCTAGAATTTCCGTGCGTGAGCAATTTCTGGCGCCTCCGTTTCGTACAAGGCTTTATGCCTTTTGTCTGTGTGAGAAACATAATGCTTTCTGTTTTCTTTTAAGGCATTAAGCCTTTCCCCCCTTCCAATACTGGGGTTTAGTCATGTGactccctttttttttatttttttttatgtgtgtgtgttttgacttaactagtatttaattatatccattattaaaaattaataatattaaaattattaatatttctctaattgtatatctaattatttataaatagaaaAGTAACTCAAAAGTCAATCACAAGGATTTAAATCCATAATAGAAGTATAGTTTaagattaaaagaaaaaaaaattaaattatatatttagcaTGTGTTGAAACTTTTATAGACTTGAGGAGTGTTACATGAACTTTGAACTTGGtgctatgaaggagaatgaagttctctttgtaattgttaaaaaaatttgaattttcgTCGCGTTTGAGAGATATTAGCAGGCTCgtggacaagataaagaattgggaaagaccataAATTAGGACTTCAATCAATAAAAAGGGTCTTgagttttaaatttaatacatttcagttccttttttaaaacttttgagtaattacaaaATTATATGAAGGACATATTCAACAAAtcttgttttaatttgaaaaagtctctaggGCTTACGCCTCACTATAAAATGCGCCTCAAACGCCTGGGCGTATGCCCCGAATTGATGgacgtacgcctcttgagactttcgccccacaccattgCCGCCCCAGGGCTCGCCCCGAAAATACCTTTTAAAACACTGTTCTTGACTTGAGCTGAGGGTTTAGCGAAAACAACTTCTCTACCTTCACAAATTAGGGGTAAGATCTGCTTAAACACTACCCTCTTCAGACCCCACTTATAAGAATGTACCGGGTATGTTATTATTAAGGGTTCATAGATTTAGGCTTCATACTCAGCAAAGAACACATAATCAAGAATCTATTTTTGTTCACATAATTAAATTCTATGCTATAAGCAAATTTTCAAACATAATGTAGCCAATTTTGGTTAAAGTAGTAAATTTTAGGCCATGTGCCTAACATACTACAATCTCAGCGGATTTTAATTCCTATctatttagtattatttaaatCTTAGGGTGAGAACTGAGAGTGCCCCTTGTTTTTGTAGTCAACTTCAaacataatcacaatatatattTTCGTTATAACATAAAAAGTCAGACACATTTGATGGAATTAAATTTCGATCAATTTTAAACTACATTACAAAATTGGATCAGATCAAAGTTGCCAAATAGACCTTTAGATCATTCATTTTagcctttttttcttctcttctattTCACGCTTCCTAGCTTTTTTGTCTATTTTAATCTTATGAAATAAATCCACTaagtaaaaaaacaaaataaaaaattataataagCTCCTAAAAGAAATAATTTGCCATAACGCAGAGATAATCCGTTGGTTTTgcaattttggtcaaagtttgtAGTCTTTTAGTTGttacttttacttttatatttactcgATTGCATAGAAGAAATTAATACTCTAATAACTCCGTAAATTTTTAGTCTTTCATTTTCATAACTATATTGTAATACTTGGCTCAGATTGGTTTCTAGCTATATAATCTTCATTCTACAATATTTGATAAATATATATCCATTCAAAGCaacgaataaaaatgcaaaagaactaTAATTGGTAAAGCATGCAAAGTTGTTCTTAGGTATCCAAAGGCCTAATGTTTTTAACTCAATTCTGAATccacaacaaaaagagaaagaataaaagtTAAGAAAATGACTAAGCTAAAAATGTTATTAGTGCTTCCAATTTCAAGCTAAATTTTATTTTCGAGACTAATAATTTTTCTTGGGACTTTTGTTTTTAGTTTAAAGTACAATTTTAAAAGAATATATTTCTCTCCTTTCCTTGGGAGCGAATTGTTCTAGTTTATAGTACTTTATCTGCTTTCTCTTCTCCTTATCAATATCATTATTTTTATTCTATCATTATTTTACTCTTCAATTTATTATTAatgttatttcttttactttgttaTCTCTACTAATTTTGTTGttaatacttttttttctttagtaTTTTCATCACATCTATTTTATTCTTGTATTTTTCAAACCTGTTTTGAAAACGCTTTTTTTGAGTCGGAAGTTTATTGGAAGTAATCCTTCTACCCCAacaaagtaggggtaaggtctgtgtacatccaccctccccagaccctactcgTGAATTGATGATTATGTTGTTGTTTAT
Proteins encoded in this window:
- the LOC142166214 gene encoding uncharacterized protein LOC142166214, whose amino-acid sequence is MYLDLKELYWWKGMKKQVADHVAKCLNCHYRTNIGMAPYEVLYGRRCRSPVGWFEPTEVPLIGPEFVCEALEKVQLIRERLKAAQSHQKSYFYKRHRDLEFMVGDKVILKVSPIERSYDVW